A stretch of the Gracilinanus agilis isolate LMUSP501 chromosome 4, AgileGrace, whole genome shotgun sequence genome encodes the following:
- the VCAM1 gene encoding vascular cell adhesion protein 1, whose product MEYIPGMRNSLCRRMKMRDGQYHKVRPKDIISLVAFPSDSVKEGDSVSISCTSGDVPKSQMILRKKTEWGETELESTAGTYIIHAAQLEDAGMYECESKNEGGSEVRSLMLDVKVPPRNTTILIHPSRTVHEGENVTITCKTFSHPPAVIVLKKVDVDNEVTMCSKNGTFTLYHVTPDDTGVYVIDVSNEVGNDSGQIEISVIEMPKYFSPQLLALFCLSSLIIPATGMVIYFARKANHKGSYSLVDALKSKV is encoded by the exons atggagtacattccaggcatgaggaactCCTTGTGTAGAAGAATGAAGATGAGAGATGGGCAATATCACAAAG TGCgtcccaaagacataataagcCTTGTAGCTTTCCCTTCTGATAGCGTCAAGGAGGGAGACTCAGTTAGTATTTCCTGCACATCTGGGGATGTTCCAAAATCTCAAATGATCCTGAGGAAGAAAACAGAGTGGGGAGAAACAGAACTCGAATCTACAGCTGGCACTTATATCATTCATGCAGCCCAGTTAGAGGATGCTGGAATGTATGAATGTGAATCTAAAAATGAGGGTGGATCAGAAGTTCGAAGCCTAATGCTTGATGTTAAAG TACCTCCTCGAAACACAACAatactcatccatccatctagaACTGTTCACGAAGGGGAAAATGTCACCATTACATGCAAAACTTTTAGTCATCCTCCTGCAGTGATTGTCCTCAAAAAAGTTGATGTGGACAATGAAGTGACTATGTGTTCAAAGAATGGAACATTTACCTTATATCATGTCACTCCCGATGACACAGGAGTGTATGTAATCGATGTTTCCAATGAAGTTGGAAATGACTCTGGACAGATTGAGATCTCAGTTATAG aaatgcctaaatatttttctcctcaaCTTCTTGCATTATTTTGCTTATCCTCCCTGATAATTCCAGCCACTGGGATGGTCATCTACTTCGCAAGAAAAGCCAACCACAAAGGTTCTTACAGTTTGGTAGATGCCCTGAAATCAAAAGTGTAG